The Streptococcus pluranimalium genome contains a region encoding:
- the secY gene encoding preprotein translocase subunit SecY — MFLKILKEALKLKNVRRKIIFTLFIIFVFRLGTHITVPGINAKSLEQLADLPFLNLLNLVSGNAMSSFSVFALGVSPYITASIIVQLLQMDILPQFVEWGKQGEVGRRKLNQATRYISLVLAFIQSIGITAGFNALSSVQLVTTPTWQTYVIIGIILTSGSMIVTWLGEQISDKGFGNGVSMIIFSGIIASIPGAISSIHEDYFVNVKSSELTNSWIFVGLLLLAVLLIVFFTTFVQQAEYKIPIQYTKLAQGAPTSSYLPLKVNPAGVIPVIFASSITAAPSSILAFFQSSHHDVPWLNTLQNLFSYQTPAGMGIYALLIILFSFFYTFVQVNPEKTAENLQKNGSYIPRVRPGRETEAYMSSLLKKLATVGSVFLALISLIPIVAQQVFDLTSTVALGGTSLLILISTGIDSMKQLEGYLLKKKYVGFMNTK; from the coding sequence ATGTTTTTAAAAATTTTAAAAGAAGCTCTGAAATTAAAAAATGTAAGGCGAAAAATTATATTTACCTTATTTATTATATTTGTTTTCAGACTCGGGACTCATATAACAGTCCCTGGAATTAACGCTAAAAGCTTAGAACAATTAGCTGATTTACCATTTTTAAATTTATTAAATTTGGTATCAGGGAATGCTATGAGTTCATTCTCTGTATTTGCCTTGGGTGTCAGTCCATATATTACGGCATCGATTATTGTTCAATTACTACAAATGGATATCCTTCCACAATTTGTGGAATGGGGTAAGCAGGGAGAAGTTGGAAGAAGAAAATTAAATCAAGCAACAAGATATATTTCTTTGGTACTTGCTTTTATTCAATCGATTGGTATCACTGCTGGATTTAATGCTCTGTCAAGTGTTCAATTAGTAACAACTCCAACTTGGCAAACCTATGTCATTATTGGTATTATATTGACTTCAGGTAGCATGATTGTTACTTGGTTAGGTGAACAAATTTCTGACAAAGGTTTTGGAAATGGTGTCTCAATGATTATCTTCTCTGGTATCATTGCATCTATTCCAGGAGCTATTTCATCTATTCATGAAGACTATTTTGTCAACGTGAAATCTTCTGAGCTTACAAATTCTTGGATTTTTGTAGGATTATTACTTTTAGCAGTTCTGTTAATTGTATTCTTCACAACATTTGTTCAACAAGCTGAATATAAAATTCCAATTCAATATACGAAACTCGCTCAAGGAGCTCCAACAAGTTCATATTTACCGTTGAAAGTTAATCCTGCTGGTGTTATTCCCGTTATCTTTGCCAGCTCGATTACTGCAGCACCTAGCTCCATCCTAGCGTTTTTCCAAAGTAGTCATCATGATGTTCCATGGCTAAACACACTTCAAAATTTGTTCTCTTATCAGACGCCTGCGGGTATGGGAATCTATGCATTGTTAATTATTCTGTTCTCATTTTTCTATACTTTTGTTCAAGTTAATCCAGAAAAAACAGCAGAAAATTTACAAAAAAATGGATCTTATATACCTAGGGTTAGACCTGGCAGAGAAACCGAAGCTTATATGTCATCACTGTTAAAAAAATTAGCAACAGTAGGTTCGGTATTCTTAGCATTGATCTCATTAATCCCAATCGTAGCACAACAAGTATTCGATTTAACATCTACGGTTGCATTAGGGGGGACAAGCTTGCTAATTTTAATTTCAACAGGAATTGATAGCATGAAACAACTTGAAGGCTATT
- the rplO gene encoding 50S ribosomal protein L15, with amino-acid sequence MKLHELKPAEGSRKVRNRVGRGTSSGNGKTSGRGQKGQKARSGGGVRLGFEGGQTPLFRRLPKRGFTNINAKEYVLVSLDALNVFEDGTEVSPSVLKNAGVIKSEKSGVKILANGELTKKLDVKAAKFSKAAAAAIVEKGGSVEVI; translated from the coding sequence ATGAAACTTCATGAATTGAAACCTGCAGAAGGTTCTCGTAAAGTACGTAACCGTGTAGGTCGTGGTACATCATCTGGTAATGGTAAAACATCTGGACGTGGTCAAAAAGGTCAAAAAGCTCGTAGCGGCGGCGGTGTTCGTCTTGGTTTCGAGGGTGGACAAACACCATTGTTCCGTCGTCTTCCAAAACGTGGATTTACTAACATCAACGCTAAAGAGTATGTACTTGTAAGTCTAGACGCTTTAAACGTATTTGAAGATGGTACAGAAGTATCACCATCAGTTCTTAAAAATGCAGGTGTTATTAAATCTGAAAAATCAGGTGTAAAAATCCTTGCAAACGGTGAACTCACAAAGAAATTAGATGTTAAAGCGGCTAAATTTTCAAAAGCAGCAGCAGCAGCTATCGTTGAAAAGGGTGGTTCTGTGGAAGTCATCTAA
- the rplR gene encoding 50S ribosomal protein L18, whose amino-acid sequence MISKPDKNKLRQKRHRRVRGKLSGTADRPRLNIYRSNTGIYAQVIDDVAGVTLASASTLDKDVSKGTKTEQAVVVGKLVAERAVAKGISEVVFDRGGYLYHGRVKALADSARENGLKF is encoded by the coding sequence GTGATTTCGAAACCAGATAAAAACAAACTCCGCCAAAAACGCCACCGTCGCGTTCGCGGAAAACTCTCTGGAACTGCTGATCGCCCACGTTTGAACATCTACCGTTCTAATACAGGCATCTACGCTCAAGTAATTGATGACGTAGCGGGTGTAACGCTCGCAAGTGCATCAACTCTTGATAAAGACGTTTCAAAAGGAACTAAAACCGAGCAAGCTGTTGTTGTCGGTAAACTTGTTGCTGAACGCGCAGTAGCTAAAGGTATTTCTGAAGTGGTGTTTGACCGCGGTGGATATCTCTATCACGGACGTGTTAAGGCTTTGGCTGATTCAGCTCGTGAAAACGGATTGAAATTCTAA
- the rpsE gene encoding 30S ribosomal protein S5 translates to MAFKDNAVELEERVVAINRVTKVVKGGRNMRFAALVVVGDRNGRVGFGTGKSQEVPEAIRKAVEAAKKNMIEVPMVGTTIPHEVFSNFGGAKVLLKPAVEGAGVAAGGAVRAVIELAGVADVTSKSLGSNTPINIVRATVEGLKQLKRAEEVAELRGVSVSDLA, encoded by the coding sequence ATGGCATTTAAAGATAATGCAGTGGAACTTGAAGAACGCGTTGTTGCTATCAACCGTGTTACGAAAGTTGTTAAAGGTGGACGCAATATGCGTTTTGCTGCACTTGTTGTTGTTGGTGACCGTAACGGTCGCGTAGGATTCGGTACTGGTAAATCTCAAGAGGTTCCAGAAGCAATCCGTAAAGCTGTTGAAGCAGCTAAGAAAAATATGATTGAAGTACCTATGGTTGGTACAACAATTCCTCACGAAGTTTTCTCAAACTTTGGTGGAGCGAAAGTATTGTTGAAACCTGCTGTTGAGGGTGCTGGTGTTGCTGCTGGTGGTGCTGTTCGTGCCGTCATCGAATTGGCTGGTGTTGCAGATGTTACATCTAAATCACTTGGTTCAAATACACCAATCAATATTGTTCGTGCTACAGTTGAAGGTTTGAAACAACTTAAACGCGCTGAAGAAGTTGCAGAACTTCGTGGTGTATCTGTTTCTGACTTAGCTTAA
- the rpsH gene encoding 30S ribosomal protein S8, with amino-acid sequence MVMTDPIADFLTRIRNANQAKHEVLEVPASNIKKGIAEILKREGFVKNVEVIEDDKQGIIRVFLKYGQNGERVITNLKRISKPGLRVYSKREDVPKVLNGLGIAIVSTSEGLLTDKEARQKNVGGEVLAYVW; translated from the coding sequence ATGGTTATGACTGACCCAATTGCAGACTTTTTGACACGTATTCGTAATGCTAATCAAGCAAAACACGAAGTTCTTGAAGTACCTGCATCAAACATCAAAAAAGGGATTGCTGAAATCCTTAAACGCGAAGGTTTTGTAAAAAACGTTGAAGTTATCGAAGATGACAAACAAGGTATCATCCGTGTATTCCTTAAATATGGACAAAACGGTGAGCGTGTTATCACAAACTTGAAACGTATCTCAAAACCAGGTCTTCGTGTTTACTCAAAACGTGAAGATGTTCCTAAAGTTCTTAACGGACTCGGAATTGCAATCGTTTCTACATCAGAAGGCCTTTTGACAGATAAAGAAGCTCGTCAAAAGAACGTTGGTGGAGAAGTTCTTGCTTACGTTTGGTAA
- the rplF gene encoding 50S ribosomal protein L6, whose protein sequence is MSRIGNKVITLPAGVEISNKDNVVTVKGPKGELTREFNKNIEIKVEGTEVTLHRPNDSKEMKTIHGTTRANLNNMVVGVSEGFKKELEMRGVGYRAQLQGSKLVLSVGKSHQDEVEAPEGITFTVANPTSIVVEGINKEVVGQTAAYIRSLRSPEPYKGKGIRYVGEFVRRKEGKTGK, encoded by the coding sequence ATGTCACGTATTGGTAATAAAGTGATCACATTGCCTGCTGGTGTTGAAATCAGCAACAAAGACAATGTTGTTACTGTAAAAGGACCTAAAGGAGAACTCACTCGTGAGTTCAACAAAAATATTGAAATCAAAGTTGAAGGAACTGAAGTAACTCTTCACCGTCCAAACGACTCAAAAGAAATGAAAACAATCCATGGTACTACTCGTGCTAACTTGAATAACATGGTAGTTGGTGTTTCTGAAGGTTTCAAAAAAGAACTTGAAATGCGTGGGGTTGGTTACCGTGCACAACTTCAAGGATCTAAACTTGTTCTTTCAGTCGGTAAATCTCACCAAGACGAAGTTGAAGCACCAGAAGGAATTACTTTTACTGTTGCTAACCCAACTTCAATTGTAGTTGAAGGTATCAATAAAGAAGTTGTTGGACAAACAGCTGCTTACATCCGTAGCCTTCGTTCACCGGAACCATATAAAGGTAAAGGTATCCGCTACGTTGGTGAATTCGTTCGCCGTAAAGAAGGTAAAACAGGTAAATAA
- the rpmD gene encoding 50S ribosomal protein L30: MAQIKITLTKSPIGRKPEQRKTVVALGLGKLNSSVIKEDNAAIRGMVTAISHLVTVEDVK, translated from the coding sequence ATGGCTCAAATTAAAATTACTTTGACTAAGTCTCCAATCGGTCGCAAACCAGAACAACGTAAAACAGTTGTTGCCCTTGGACTTGGCAAATTGAACTCATCAGTTATTAAAGAAGACAATGCTGCTATCCGTGGTATGGTTACGGCGATTTCTCACTTGGTAACTGTTGAAGACGTTAAATAA
- a CDS encoding type Z 30S ribosomal protein S14 has product MAKKSMIAKNKRPAKFSTQAYTRCEKCGRPHSVYRKFQLCRVCFRELAYKGQIPGVTKASW; this is encoded by the coding sequence ATGGCTAAAAAATCTATGATTGCTAAGAACAAACGCCCTGCGAAGTTCTCTACGCAAGCTTACACTCGTTGCGAAAAATGTGGTCGTCCACATTCAGTTTACCGCAAGTTCCAACTTTGCCGTGTTTGCTTCCGTGAATTGGCTTACAAAGGTCAAATCCCTGGAGTTACTAAAGCTTCTTGGTAA